The Vibrio sp. NTOU-M3 genomic sequence ACTGAGAACAGTTTTGCAAGAACAAGCGTTGACCAACTTTAACGGCTTCCTCATTAGAAGCAATTTCATGAATTGGGCGTAAGCCGTTTTCATTGTAAGCAAGTTGTTTAAATGCTTCACCAAAGTAAGCATCAGCATCGTCTAACTCTTTTGCATATTGAACTAAACGCTTGTTTTCTTGAGCCGAACTAATAGAGGCTTTCGATTGCTCTAGGGAAGTTACGGTTTGATCCGAGCTTTGCCATCCTAGTACACCTTTAAAGTTACCCAGACCAGGGTAAAGTGTTAGATAGATAGCAGCGAATACAAACGTACCGACGAATAGGTAAGTCCACCACTTAGGCAGTGGGTTATTAAGCTCGCGAATACCATCGTACTCATGCCCCATGTCTTCGCCTTCTTCGACACCCATTTTATCTTTTAGGCACCAGACCAAAAGCGCAGCACAGCCAAGCAATGTACCAACGGTGATTACGATGATCCATAGACTCCAAAATGTAGTCATTACTTAGTCACTCCTTGTTCTTTTGAGGGGGTCTTCTCCTCATCAGCAAATACTAAGTTTGCAGCCTCATCAAAACGAGCTTTACGACTTTTGCCATAAGCCCACCAGACTACACCTAGAAAGCTAACAAAAAGAACTATGGTCCAAATACTGTGAATAGTACCGATATCCATAATTTTCCCCTTACTTCATTGCATGACCAAGAGACTGAAGGTAAGCAATGATGGCATCCATCTCTGTTTTCCCTTCGACATCTTTCGCTGCATTTGCAATTTGCTCATCCGTGTATGGCACACCAAACTGGTTGCGGAACACTTCTAGTTTCTTCTGCGTCAACTTTCCATCAAGCACATTGTCTGCAAGCCAAGGGAATGCAGGCATATTTGACTCAGGAACAAGTTCACGAGGGTCTAGTAAATGGACTCGGTGCCACTCATCTGAGTAACGACCACCAACACGAGCTAAGTCTGGACCAGTACGTTTTGAACCCCAAAGGAAAGGGTGTTCCCAAACACTTTCACCGGCAACAGAGTAGTGACCATAACGTTCTGTTTCTGAGCGGAATGGACGGATCATTTGGCTGTGACATACATTACAACCTTCTCGGATATAGACATCTCGACCTTCCATTTCAAGCGCAGTGTAAGGACGTAGATTGTCTACAGCTTCATTTGTTTGCTTTTGGAAAATCAACGGTGTGATTTCTACCAAAGCACCCAAACTGATAGCAAAAACAATTAAAATAGCCAGTAAGCCGACATTGCGTTCAACAACTTCATGGCGATTGTTAGAATTTGAGCTCATTCTTAAATCTCCTTAGACAGGTTGCTGTATAGCTTTCAGGCTATTTTTAGGTGCGTTAATTGTCTTATAGGCGTTGTATGCCATTAGGAACATTCCTGATAAGAAAATAAAACCACCAATAAAGCGAACAGTGTAGAACGGATAAGAGGCTTGTACAGACTCAACAAAGCTGTATGTCAACGTACCATCTGAGTTAACCGCACGCCACATCAGGCCTTGCATAACACCAGAGATCCACATTGCAACGATATACAGAACAGTACCGATTGTCGCTAACCAGAAGTGAGCATTGATCAAACCGACAGAGTACATACGCTCTTGTCCAAACAAACGAGGAATTAAGTGATAAACCGAACCGATGGAGACCATAGCGACCCAACCTAAAGCTCCTGAGTGAACATGACCAACAGTCCAGTCAGTGTAGTGAGAAAGCGCGTTTACGGTCTTAATTGACATCATCGGACCTTCGAAGGTCGACATGCCGTAGAATGATAAAGATACGATCAAGAATCGTAAAATTGGATCGTAGCGAAGCTTATGCCAAGCACCAGACAGTGTCATGATACCGTTAATCATACCACCCCATGAAGGAGCAAATAAGACCAAAGACATAACCATTCCCAAAGACTGAGTCCAGTCAGGTAACGCTGTATAGTGAAGGTGGTGAGGACCAGCCCAAATATAAAGAGAGACTAGAGCCCAAAAGTGAACAATTGATAAACGGTAAGAATAAACAGGGCGTTCAGCTTGCTTGGGTACAAAATAATACATCATACCTAGGAAACCGGCCGTAAGTAGGAAACCTACTGCATTATGACCGTACCACCATTGCACCATTGCATCTACTGCACCTGAATAGATCGAGTACGACTTTCCAAGCGCAACTGGAATAGCCATGCTATTCACGATATGTAGCACTGCTACAGTAATAATAAAGGCACCGAAGAACCAGTTTGCCACGTAGATGTGAGAAGTATTACGCTTAATGAGTGTTCCAAAGAACACTACAGCGTATGCTACCCATACAACTGCAATAGCAATGTCGATAGGCCATTCCAGCTCTGCATACTCTTTACCAGAGGTATAACCCAACGGTAGAGTGATTGCAGCAGCAAGGATTATTGCTTGCCATCCCCAGAATGTGAATGGGACAAGGGGGCCACCAAAGAGGCGAGTTTGACAAGTACGCTGCACAACATAGTAGGATGTTGCGAATAGGGCACTCGTACCAAACGCGAAAATAACCGCATTAGTATGCAGAGGACGTAAGCGACTGTACGTCAACCACGGCGTATCAAAGTTTAGCTGTGGCCAAACTAATTGAGCGGCAATCAAAACACCAACAGCCATACCGACAATACCCCATAAAATAGTAACAAGGGTAAATTGACGAACGACCGTATAGTTGTAGTTTTGTTCAAGCTGCTTTTCTTGGCTCATTTGCATGCTTCCAATTTCTAATTAACTACACTTTACTTCCAACACGACTCATGTCGTAATGCCACCCAAATCATTTAGAAAAAGAACCTATTTCAATAGGTTAATAAATCTGGCCGATTTTAAAAAAAAGTGGCATTTTCAAGCGATAACTATACTTCATTTAACAATTCAATGACAGAGTAGTAACCTTACAGTCGCTCT encodes the following:
- the ccoP gene encoding cytochrome-c oxidase, cbb3-type subunit III; this translates as MTTFWSLWIIVITVGTLLGCAALLVWCLKDKMGVEEGEDMGHEYDGIRELNNPLPKWWTYLFVGTFVFAAIYLTLYPGLGNFKGVLGWQSSDQTVTSLEQSKASISSAQENKRLVQYAKELDDADAYFGEAFKQLAYNENGLRPIHEIASNEEAVKVGQRLFLQNCSQCHGSDARGQKGFPNLTDNAWLYGGEPQAIVTTIMQGRIGQMPGWKDALGEDGVKEVVSYTLSLSGRSVNAREAEAGKARFVVCAACHGTDGKGNPAVGAPDLTDQYWLFGGSRADVTETVMNGRSGVMPAWKDLLGEDKVQLVSAYVWSLNNSDNK
- a CDS encoding cbb3-type cytochrome oxidase subunit 3 encodes the protein MDIGTIHSIWTIVLFVSFLGVVWWAYGKSRKARFDEAANLVFADEEKTPSKEQGVTK
- the ccoO gene encoding cytochrome-c oxidase, cbb3-type subunit II codes for the protein MSSNSNNRHEVVERNVGLLAILIVFAISLGALVEITPLIFQKQTNEAVDNLRPYTALEMEGRDVYIREGCNVCHSQMIRPFRSETERYGHYSVAGESVWEHPFLWGSKRTGPDLARVGGRYSDEWHRVHLLDPRELVPESNMPAFPWLADNVLDGKLTQKKLEVFRNQFGVPYTDEQIANAAKDVEGKTEMDAIIAYLQSLGHAMK
- the ccoN gene encoding cytochrome-c oxidase, cbb3-type subunit I produces the protein MSQEKQLEQNYNYTVVRQFTLVTILWGIVGMAVGVLIAAQLVWPQLNFDTPWLTYSRLRPLHTNAVIFAFGTSALFATSYYVVQRTCQTRLFGGPLVPFTFWGWQAIILAAAITLPLGYTSGKEYAELEWPIDIAIAVVWVAYAVVFFGTLIKRNTSHIYVANWFFGAFIITVAVLHIVNSMAIPVALGKSYSIYSGAVDAMVQWWYGHNAVGFLLTAGFLGMMYYFVPKQAERPVYSYRLSIVHFWALVSLYIWAGPHHLHYTALPDWTQSLGMVMSLVLFAPSWGGMINGIMTLSGAWHKLRYDPILRFLIVSLSFYGMSTFEGPMMSIKTVNALSHYTDWTVGHVHSGALGWVAMVSIGSVYHLIPRLFGQERMYSVGLINAHFWLATIGTVLYIVAMWISGVMQGLMWRAVNSDGTLTYSFVESVQASYPFYTVRFIGGFIFLSGMFLMAYNAYKTINAPKNSLKAIQQPV